In Zingiber officinale cultivar Zhangliang chromosome 3B, Zo_v1.1, whole genome shotgun sequence, a single window of DNA contains:
- the LOC122055048 gene encoding uncharacterized protein LOC122055048, with protein MWIREHLYFNGFSKNYLNWIWHGEAAEKDRLNSSVNQEPTDNCHDNFETVNLCEAAYDNHTENPEAFMKFLEEAEKPLYKGCKRYTKLSALVKLYNTKARHGMSDALFSDLLADFGDMLPDNHNLPSSIYEAKKTLSCLALSHEKIHACSNDCILYRKQYKDCVSCPKCGLSRWKLTKKNVEKKGVPAKVVWYFPPIPRFKRMFKSLETSRNLTWHADSTRVVGQLRHPVDSPSWKLVDHMWPDFGSEARNIRLALAVDGINPHSNLSSRYSCWPIMLATYNLPPDMCMKRKFIMLTMLISGPKQPGNDIDVYLEVLVDDLQLLWEGVDGVYDAYRREVFTLKAVLLWTINDFPAYGNLSGCTTHGYYACPICGEDTYAKHLPNGKKMSFAGHRRFLPRFHPYRRQIKEFNGMEELGEAGRPLSGIKLHCLDVMHIEKNVFESLINTLMNIKGKTKDNVTARLDMVQMGIRPQLAPKIGEKRTYLPPAACSFTKNERLQVCRSLMDIKVPEGFSSNMKNLVCMDEMKLSSLKSHDSHVIMQHFLPIVIRNSLPKYVRYAVIRLCFFFKDICCKIIDVAKLDKLQSDLIVTLCLLEQYFPPSFFDIMLHLTVHLVREVQLCGPVYFRWMYPFERCMKVLKSYVGSRKYPEGCIVRRYAAEEAVEFCSEYLNDLDPVGVPKSLRDPNTSIPGFSASNSSIIVQQIDLQQAHLTVLENTEEISPYIIEHKSFLKTMFPKKQKDARWIQDAHNKRFIDWFRAKVAAEIDSCNGGMTSSLRWLAHGPRVRVLKCDSYVINDNLYQTKERDDEKVCQNSGVSLLANTMLVCSVKDKNPVLENVTFYGVIEEIWELDYHQFQVPLFKCAWVSNDKGIQYNDECGFTLVNLNKRGHQKDEFVLASQVRQVFYVADPLNKGWSIVLQVPNRCYEGEEDLWTIIPEARPIDNVDIHCIPTHEGYFRSSKEGFFVTNKKK; from the exons ATGTGGATTCGGGAGCATCTTTACTTCAATGGTTTcagtaaaaattatttgaattggattTGGCATGGTGAGGCTGCGGAGAAGGATAGATTAAATTCGAGTGTCAACCAAGAGCCAACTGATAATTGTCATGATAATTTTGAAACTGTTAATTTGTGTGAGGCAGCGTATGATAACCATACAGAAAATCCAGAAGCATTTATGAAGTTTTTGGAGGAAGCAGAGAAGCCACTGTATAAGGGATGCAAACGTTACACAAAGTTGAGTGCACTTGTAAAACTATACAATACCAAAGCAAGGCATGGGAtgagtgatgctctattttcagATCTACTAGCAGATTTTGGGGACATGCTGCCAGATAACCACAATCTGCCATCGTCAATTTATGAAGCAAAGAAGACGTTGAGTTGTTTGGCTTTGAGTCATGAAAAGATTCATGCTTGTTCCAATGATTGCATCCTTTATAGGAAACAATATAAAGACTGCGTAAGCTGCCCGAAATGTGGCTTATCAAGATGGAAGCTAACCAAGAAAAATGTTGAGAAGAAAGGTGTTCCTGCCAAAGTGGTTTGGTATTTCCCTCCCATACCAAGATTTAagcgcatgtttaaatctttagaaACTTCCAGAAATTTAACATGGCATGCAGATAGCACAAGAGTTGTTGGTCAGTTACGCCATCCAGTTGATTCACCGTCATGGAAATTGGTGGATCATATGTGGCCCGACTTTGGAAGTGAGGCAAGAAATATTCGCCTGGCACTTGCAGTCGATGGAATTAATCCTCACAGCAATCTTAGTAGTCGCTACAGTTGCTGGCCAATCATGCTGGCCACATATAATTTGCCTCCAGACATGTGCATGAAAAGGAAATTCATCATGCTAACAATGCTCATTTCAGGGCCGAAACAGCCTGGAAACGATATCGACGTCTACCTTGAGGTTCTGGTTGATGATTTGCAGCTCTTGtgggaaggagttgatggagtTTATGATGCTTATCGAAGGGAGGTTTTCACTCTTAAAGCAGTTCTTTTATGGACCATCAACGACTTTCCTGCATATGGTAACCTTAGTGGATGTACTACACATGGTTATTACGCATGCCCAATATGTGGTGAGGATACTTATGCAAAGCACTTACCAAATGGGAAGAAAATGTCATTTGCTGGGCATAGACGATTCCTACCACGATTTCATCCATATCGGAGGCAAATAAAGGAGTTTAATGGCATGGAGGAACTTGGTGAAGCAGGTAGGCCATTATCTGGAATTAAGTT GCATTGTCTCGATGTTATGCACATTGAGAAAAATGTTTTCGAGTCTCTGATTAATACTTTGATGAACATCAAGGGAAAAACCAAGGACAATGTGACAGCTAGGTTGGACATGGTTCAGATGGGAATTAGACCTCAATTGGCTCCTAAAATTGGTGAGAAAAGAACATATCTACCTCCTGCAGCATGCTCATTCACAAAAAATGAGAGATTACAAGTATGTAGGTCATTAATGGATATAAAAGTTCCGGAAGGTTTCTCATCAAACATGAAGAATCTTGTCTGCATGGATGAGATGAAGCTAAGTAGCTTGAAATCACATGATTCTCATGTTATAATGCAGCACTTCCTGCCAATAGTCATACGTAATTCTCTGCCAAAATATGTTAGATATGCTGTCATAAGATTATGCTTCTTCTTCAAAGATATTTGTTGCAAGATTATCGATGTAGCCAAGTTAGATAAGCTGCAATCTGACTTGATTGTTACACTCTGCTTATTGGAGCAGTATTTCCCCCCTTCTTTCTTCGATATCATGCTCCACTTAACAGTTCATCTTGTTCGTGAAGTCCAATTATGTGGACCAGTCTACTTCAGatggatgtacccatttgaaagatgcaTGAAGGTGTTGAAAAGTTACGTAGGCAGTCGAAAATATCCAGAAGGTTGCATTGTTAGGAGATATGCAGCAGAAGAAGCAgttgaattttgttcagaatatCTCAATGACCTTGATCCTGTTGGGGTCCCTAAATCACTACGTGACCCAAACACAAGCATTCCTGGATTCTCAGCAAGCAATTCATCAATCATCGTCCAACAAATTGATCTCCAACAAGCACACTTGACTGTTCTAGAAAATACAGAAGAAATATCTCCATACATTAT TGAACACAAATCCTTCTTGAAGACAATGTTTCCCAAGAAACAGAAAGATGCAAGGTGGATACAAGATGCTCATAATAAGAGGTTCATTGACTGGTTTCGTGCAAAG GTGGCTGCTGAAATCGATAGTTGCAATGGTGGAATGACATCGTCATTGAGATGGCTGGCCCATGGACCACGTGTGCGAGTCTTAAAGTGTGATAGCTATGTCATAAATGACAATTTATACCAAACAAAAGAGCGGGATGATGAGAAAGTTTGTCAAAACAGTGGTGTTTCTCTACTTGCCAACACGATGCTTGTTTGTAGTGTCAAAGATAAGAATCCCGTGTTAGAGAATGTGACtttttatggagttattgaaGAGATATGGGAACTAGACTATCATCAATTTCAAGTTCCTCTTTTCAAGTGTGCATGGGTATCAAATGACAAAGGAATACAATACAATGATGAATGTGGCTTCACCTTAGTTAATCTGAACAAACGAGGCCACCagaaggatgaatttgtgcttgcAAGTCAAGTTAGACAAGTATTTTATGTTGCTGACCCACTGAACAAAGGGTGGTCAATAGTGCTTCAAGTTCCAAATAGATGTTACGAGGGAGAAGAGGATCTTTGGACCATAATTCCCGAAGCTCGACCAATTGATAATGTTGATATTCATtgtattcctacacatgaaggatACTTTAGATCTTCTAAAGAGGGTTTCTTTGTAACAAACAAGAAAAAATGA